A segment of the Sporichthyaceae bacterium genome:
CGCAGTGGTTGCACCTGCAGCCGGGTGCCGTCGGGCAGGAGCACCAGACCATCGGCGGGGTCGTACCCGCCGAGCGTGATCGGTTGCGAATCCCGCACCGGCGGCGGCGCGCCCGGACCCGACGGTTCGGGTCGCGGGGCGTTCTGCGCCCCCCGGGCACCCACGCCGGGCGTGGTGGTGTCCTTGCAGTAGCGATTGAGGTCCGGCGGCACCCGGGTCGGGTCGATCGGGTTGCGTCGGGGCCCCCCGTAGCTGCACACCGGATTGCCGGTGAGGTGCAACTCGTTGCGGAAGTTACCGCCCTGCGCGGTGGTCTTCAGCGCCGCGGTGGCCTGCGGGAAGGCGATCAACAGCGCGTTGAGGGCGGGCAGCCGCGCGGCGACCAGCGAACCCGGCGTCACCAGATTGCCCAGTAGCGCCGAGACCGGGCTGGACAGCGTGGTGATGAAGTCGTTGAGGTTGCCGATGCCCGCCGGGCCGGTGTCCAGCACCTTGCTCACCGTCGGGCTGCCCTGCTTCAGCGCCTTGGTCAGCGTGCGCAGCGAAGCGTTGAAGGACTTGAACTCACCGGACAGCTCGTTGGCCGTGTCCAGGTCGGTCTTGCCGTTGCGCAGCAGATCGACCGCGGCCGGCAGGCTCTGCTGCATCGAGGCGAGCAGCTTGTCGGAGTTCTCCACCAGCTGCGCCAGCTCGGGACCGCTGCCGACGAACGCCGCGGCCAACTCGTCGATCACCGTGCGCAGATCTTTGGTGCCGATCTGGTCGAGCAGTTGGGCAACGTCGCGCACCACCACCGCGATAGGCAACGGCACGCTGGTGCGCGCCACCGGGATCACGCTGCCCTCGGCCAGGTAGGGCGGGTTCGCGGTGCGCGGGCGCAGGTCCACGAACTGCTCCCCGGCCGGCGACAGCTCGGCGACCGCTGCGTCGGTGTCGATCGGGACCTTCGTACCGCGGTCGATGGTCAGATCTGCCGTCACCCCGCCGGGGCGCAGCTGCACATCGGCGACCCGGCCGACGATCTTGCCCCGATAGGCGACCTCCGAGCGCGGGTAGAGCCCGCCGGAGGAGGCCAGCTCCAGGTGCACGGTGAACGGCCGCTTGCCGATCTGCAGGCGCAGCACATTGAAGGCCACGTGGTACACACCCAGCGCCAATACCAGCAGCACGGCGATGTTGGCCAGCAGCGTTCCGCGACGGCGCAGCAGGGCTATCATCGGCGCCGCTCCTGCCATACCTGACGTAGACTCAGATCGGGTGCGGTATCGGGGTTGACGCCCAACCCGATCGATCTGCTGTTGAACAGCGCGTCGCCGGTGAGGTAATCGGCGGGGACTGACTCGTCGAGGAACTTGCCGAACCGGATGAGCTGTTGCAGCGTGGGACCGACCTGGTTCTGGATGGAGATCAACGCGTCCAGCACGGGTTCCGCCGACTTCAGTGTGCTGACCAGGTCCGCGCGGCTGGCACGCACGACCTTGTCCCCGGCCTTGCCCAATGCCGCCACCCGGGCGAGCAGGTCAGCGAACCTGTCGGTCTGATCGGCCAACAGTTTCGCGGCGGGCGCGGTGTCGGCCAACGCGGCCCGAATCGTCTCCCGGCGTTTGGCCAACGTCGCGGACAGCGAATCCAGGGCGCCCAATGCCCGGTCGATATCCGCGGTGCGGGCATTCAGCGCGCCGAGCGCGTCGTTCAGCGAACGCAACAGGCTGGGGGTGTCGCCGGCGTG
Coding sequences within it:
- a CDS encoding MlaD family protein; this translates as MIALLRRRGTLLANIAVLLVLALGVYHVAFNVLRLQIGKRPFTVHLELASSGGLYPRSEVAYRGKIVGRVADVQLRPGGVTADLTIDRGTKVPIDTDAAVAELSPAGEQFVDLRPRTANPPYLAEGSVIPVARTSVPLPIAVVVRDVAQLLDQIGTKDLRTVIDELAAAFVGSGPELAQLVENSDKLLASMQQSLPAAVDLLRNGKTDLDTANELSGEFKSFNASLRTLTKALKQGSPTVSKVLDTGPAGIGNLNDFITTLSSPVSALLGNLVTPGSLVAARLPALNALLIAFPQATAALKTTAQGGNFRNELHLTGNPVCSYGGPRRNPIDPTRVPPDLNRYCKDTTTPGVGARGAQNAPRPEPSGPGAPPPVRDSQPITLGGYDPADGLVLLPDGTRLQVQPLRALGSAASVIALLLAMLQS
- a CDS encoding MCE family protein, with product MRRCPLSARVVALALTGTLTLSGCGPALSALPRPGGSVSGPSYELTAEFADALNLPDGAHVRVDGVDVGRVAHISTTNFIARVQLRLPTKVVLTDQATAELRLTTPLGEGFIAIDPGHGARTLHAGDVIPAAATSTAASVEDMLAAASVLITGGGLAQLRTIVVELNKVISGHAGDTPSLLRSLNDALGALNARTADIDRALGALDSLSATLAKRRETIRAALADTAPAAKLLADQTDRFADLLARVAALGKAGDKVVRASRADLVSTLKSAEPVLDALISIQNQVGPTLQQLIRFGKFLDESVPADYLTGDALFNSRSIGLGVNPDTAPDLSLRQVWQERRR